The proteins below are encoded in one region of Corynebacterium felinum:
- a CDS encoding DUF3027 domain-containing protein, translating into MPRRRTRNRKSTSPLLSPLAKNIAKAALEDLNEGDVGRHIGVTAIGKNVATHRFEADVPGYSGWEWNAVVACASGSTWVTVSELALVPGGKALQAPEWVPYHERILPGDLGPGDVMPPRPGDERLTSSASESAEVVEHMPDVEKHNAEQPLMLSKKGLDQALARWQSGEFGPDSEFAQKSTLKCLSCAFYLPLAQPVGPAFGACANEYSADETVVAHDYGCGAHSATPPTTPLGVTQAQPYDDESIVEVDIDQV; encoded by the coding sequence GTGCCACGTAGAAGAACCCGAAACCGAAAAAGTACCTCGCCTTTGTTAAGCCCGCTCGCGAAAAACATTGCGAAGGCCGCGTTGGAGGATCTGAACGAAGGCGATGTGGGCCGTCACATCGGCGTGACTGCTATTGGGAAGAATGTTGCCACGCATCGTTTTGAGGCGGATGTTCCTGGCTACTCCGGCTGGGAGTGGAATGCCGTTGTCGCCTGCGCCTCAGGCAGTACATGGGTGACAGTATCAGAACTTGCGCTCGTTCCTGGTGGGAAAGCACTGCAAGCACCTGAGTGGGTGCCATATCACGAGCGGATTTTGCCAGGTGATTTGGGCCCCGGTGATGTGATGCCGCCGCGGCCAGGGGATGAGCGTTTGACCAGCAGCGCGTCGGAGTCCGCCGAGGTAGTCGAGCATATGCCCGACGTCGAAAAGCACAATGCCGAGCAGCCACTGATGCTGTCGAAGAAAGGCTTAGACCAAGCATTAGCGAGGTGGCAAAGCGGCGAGTTCGGTCCTGATTCTGAGTTTGCGCAAAAGTCCACCCTCAAGTGCTTAAGCTGCGCGTTTTATTTGCCGCTTGCACAGCCGGTGGGGCCAGCGTTTGGTGCTTGTGCGAATGAGTATTCAGCTGATGAGACGGTTGTTGCCCACGATTATGGCTGCGGTGCGCATTCCGCCACCCCGCCGACCACACCACTGGGTGTGACGCAGGCGCAACCCTATGATGATGAGTCGATCGTGGAAGTCGACATCGATCAGGTCTAA
- a CDS encoding NCS2 family permease — MAESTVEAKAPASALDRFFHITERGSTIGTEVRGGVVTFFAMAYIIILNPLIIGTIADVNGKTLGVPQVAAATALAAGCMTILFGVVARYPFGIATGLGINTLVAVTMVSVEGLTWQEAMGLVVLDGIIIVVLAVSGFRTAVFDAIPTSLKAAMGVGIGMFIAMIGLVDAGFVRRIPDAAGTTVPVSLGTNGSIASWPTFVFVVGLIICGMLVVRQVRGGLFIGIVATTIIAMIVEAATGAGPSFVDGKPVPTGWSLAVPTLPESIGGLPDLSIVGDISLFGAFTRVGALAATLLLFTLVLANFFDAMGTMTALGKQANLSDKDGNLPNMKAALVVEGAGAVVGGLASSSSNTVYIDSAAGIADGARTGLANVVTGILFLLAMFLTPLYSIVPIEAAAPVLVVVGALMISQIRDVDFTQFSIALPAFLTIVIMPFTYSIANGIGVGFISYVLMTAAAGKAKSIHWIMWLLSALFLVFFAADPILNSIG, encoded by the coding sequence ATGGCTGAATCCACTGTGGAGGCGAAGGCGCCGGCTAGTGCCTTGGATCGTTTCTTCCACATCACGGAGCGGGGCTCCACCATTGGCACGGAGGTTCGCGGCGGCGTTGTGACCTTCTTCGCAATGGCGTACATCATCATTCTGAATCCACTGATTATCGGCACTATCGCCGACGTGAACGGCAAGACCCTTGGTGTGCCGCAGGTTGCTGCGGCTACCGCGCTGGCTGCCGGGTGTATGACTATTTTGTTCGGTGTTGTTGCACGGTACCCATTCGGTATTGCTACCGGCTTGGGTATTAATACGTTGGTTGCTGTCACCATGGTGTCTGTCGAGGGTTTGACTTGGCAAGAGGCCATGGGTTTGGTCGTTTTAGACGGTATTATCATCGTGGTGTTGGCGGTGTCGGGTTTCCGCACCGCTGTTTTTGATGCTATTCCTACCTCGCTGAAGGCTGCGATGGGTGTGGGCATTGGCATGTTTATCGCCATGATTGGCCTCGTTGATGCCGGTTTCGTGCGCCGCATCCCGGATGCTGCGGGCACGACTGTTCCTGTGTCTTTGGGCACGAATGGTTCTATTGCTTCGTGGCCAACCTTTGTTTTCGTGGTCGGTTTGATTATTTGCGGCATGCTTGTGGTGCGCCAGGTGCGTGGCGGGCTGTTTATTGGCATCGTTGCGACCACGATTATTGCGATGATTGTGGAAGCTGCTACCGGTGCTGGTCCTTCGTTTGTTGATGGTAAGCCTGTGCCGACTGGGTGGTCTTTGGCTGTTCCTACTTTGCCTGAGTCGATTGGCGGGCTGCCTGATCTTTCTATTGTGGGCGACATTTCTTTGTTCGGTGCTTTCACTCGCGTGGGCGCTCTGGCTGCAACGTTGTTGCTGTTTACGCTGGTGTTGGCGAACTTCTTCGATGCTATGGGCACGATGACTGCTTTGGGTAAGCAGGCGAATCTTTCTGATAAGGATGGCAATCTGCCGAACATGAAGGCTGCGCTGGTTGTTGAGGGTGCGGGCGCTGTTGTGGGTGGTTTGGCGTCGTCGTCGTCGAATACTGTCTACATTGATTCCGCTGCGGGTATTGCGGATGGTGCGCGTACGGGTCTTGCGAATGTGGTGACGGGTATTTTGTTCCTGTTGGCGATGTTCTTAACCCCGCTGTACTCGATTGTTCCGATTGAGGCTGCTGCTCCTGTGCTGGTTGTGGTGGGTGCGTTGATGATTTCGCAGATCCGCGATGTTGATTTCACCCAGTTCTCGATTGCACTTCCTGCGTTTTTGACGATTGTGATCATGCCGTTTACCTACTCCATTGCTAATGGTATTGGTGTGGGGTTCATTTCTTACGTGCTGATGACTGCTGCTGCAGGTAAGGCGAAGAGCATTCACTGGATTATGTGGCTGCTGTCTGCTTTGTTCTTGGTGTTCTTTGCCGCTGACCCAATTTTGAACTCGATCGGCTAA
- a CDS encoding glutaminyl-peptide cyclotransferase, with protein MNSTKLPAPRTFLGSKIFPALLCAATGLGISACSSPTNTTHSTQVPSSTHEVSSAADSAIPRLKVHIENTLPFDATAFTQGLEVDGDRLLVSTGWKGESRIFHRSLDGVNTDEHNLDPEFFGEGSTRFNDVVWQLTWQSGVAFKRDAETLVELQRVTYPGEGWGLCSFNDTLVMSDGTNELRFLNGDTFEETSRIAVTRAGLPATSLNELACTTDNGVNYVWANVFLSTDIYKINATTGVVEAIVDASDVPNNATDDPNHVLNGIAAIPGTDKFYITGKRWPDLYEVRFVNAQP; from the coding sequence ATGAACAGCACAAAACTCCCAGCCCCACGTACCTTTCTTGGCAGCAAAATTTTCCCCGCACTTCTTTGTGCCGCAACTGGGCTTGGCATCAGCGCCTGCTCCAGCCCGACGAACACTACACACAGCACACAGGTACCGTCTAGCACACACGAGGTATCCAGTGCAGCCGACAGTGCTATTCCGCGGCTGAAGGTTCATATCGAAAACACCCTTCCCTTCGACGCCACCGCTTTTACCCAGGGGCTTGAGGTTGATGGTGATCGACTCCTAGTCAGCACTGGTTGGAAAGGGGAATCCCGAATCTTCCACCGTAGTCTCGACGGTGTTAACACAGATGAGCACAACCTCGATCCCGAGTTTTTCGGCGAAGGCTCCACACGCTTTAACGACGTCGTTTGGCAGCTGACGTGGCAATCCGGTGTTGCATTCAAACGTGACGCCGAAACACTCGTTGAACTTCAGCGAGTCACCTACCCCGGCGAAGGATGGGGCTTATGTTCCTTCAACGACACCCTCGTCATGAGTGACGGCACCAACGAACTTCGCTTCCTCAACGGCGACACCTTTGAAGAAACCAGTCGCATCGCAGTCACCCGCGCCGGACTACCCGCCACCAGCCTCAACGAACTCGCCTGTACCACCGACAATGGTGTGAACTATGTGTGGGCAAATGTCTTCTTAAGCACCGACATCTACAAAATCAATGCCACCACAGGCGTAGTTGAAGCCATTGTCGATGCCTCCGACGTACCCAACAACGCCACCGATGACCCCAACCATGTTCTCAACGGAATTGCCGCAATTCCTGGCACCGACAAGTTCTACATCACCGGCAAACGCTGGCCAGACCTCTACGAAGTCCGATTCGTGAACGCACAACCTTAA
- a CDS encoding resuscitation-promoting factor Rpf1 domain-containing protein: MARHARKTASTFTKFAATTVAVGTASALFAPTASAAPDSDWDRLAQCESGGNWAINTGNGYHGGLQFAPSTWRGFGGGEFAPYAYQASREQQIAVAERVLARQGWNAWPACSRKLGLNSAPTPRNVVAGAPAPVQQAVEAAVALSANDSSGSSSALASDAVYSLIVERLGAYGLKVPSEVEAYYHAHRENFNAFYTANRDMIDSLFRA; encoded by the coding sequence ATGGCACGACACGCACGTAAGACTGCATCTACCTTTACCAAGTTTGCAGCAACCACGGTCGCAGTCGGAACCGCCTCCGCTCTGTTTGCACCTACTGCTTCCGCTGCCCCTGATTCCGACTGGGATCGTTTGGCGCAGTGCGAGTCCGGTGGCAACTGGGCAATCAACACTGGCAACGGCTACCACGGTGGCCTCCAGTTCGCTCCTTCTACTTGGCGTGGCTTCGGCGGCGGCGAGTTCGCCCCTTACGCCTACCAGGCAAGCCGTGAGCAGCAGATCGCTGTTGCCGAGCGTGTTCTGGCTCGCCAGGGATGGAATGCATGGCCTGCATGCTCCCGCAAGCTGGGTCTGAACTCCGCACCAACCCCACGCAACGTTGTGGCTGGCGCCCCTGCACCTGTTCAGCAAGCCGTTGAGGCTGCAGTAGCACTGTCTGCTAACGATTCCTCCGGTTCTTCTTCCGCACTGGCCTCCGATGCCGTGTATTCCCTGATTGTTGAGCGCTTGGGCGCTTACGGTCTGAAGGTTCCTTCCGAGGTTGAAGCGTACTACCACGCTCACCGTGAGAACTTCAACGCGTTCTACACCGCTAACCGCGACATGATTGATTCACTGTTCCGCGCTTAA
- a CDS encoding DUF6928 family protein — protein MGLSRNDMVLTLWFVTAAHPEKIIAMSPRADRGFGRKLLAMLNPRWQVTPIGQFSLNRSAAPSAGEFYIAAFPGISVIQMVLPDSTLLSTLDERFVRAIPAADVYACGINEESGFGGFAHWQGMALKRAFAAKRDRVYEDIGLVEPFERPFWAGDCADSARGIALPFNPHAIAKAAESAWLGFDPATSPDINVVGYAVDGRPEPKMHSSAAKDVGRIASQASAKLGIGSKRRGYDDYEGFDSEADVDDDLDDVVTDLCSVTSKGVALIRQVGAKVGRKVVQFKHAVGHKLRYSDRPAQVDRRDSRSPLRSTGSEGLTDIEDIAEDL, from the coding sequence ATGGGTTTAAGCAGAAATGACATGGTGTTGACGCTGTGGTTCGTCACAGCTGCACACCCAGAAAAGATCATTGCGATGTCGCCGCGTGCTGACCGCGGTTTCGGCCGCAAGCTGCTGGCCATGCTGAACCCACGGTGGCAGGTCACTCCGATCGGGCAGTTTTCGCTGAATCGTTCTGCGGCGCCGTCTGCTGGCGAGTTTTATATCGCGGCGTTTCCCGGCATTAGTGTGATTCAGATGGTGTTGCCTGATAGCACGTTGCTTTCGACTCTCGACGAGCGTTTTGTGCGGGCGATTCCGGCTGCTGATGTGTACGCTTGCGGCATTAATGAGGAGTCTGGGTTCGGCGGTTTCGCGCACTGGCAGGGTATGGCGCTCAAGCGGGCGTTCGCGGCGAAGCGTGATCGGGTGTATGAGGATATTGGTCTGGTTGAGCCGTTTGAGCGCCCGTTTTGGGCGGGTGATTGTGCTGATTCTGCCCGCGGCATTGCGTTGCCGTTTAATCCTCATGCGATTGCGAAGGCTGCTGAGAGTGCGTGGCTGGGTTTCGATCCTGCTACTAGCCCCGATATTAATGTGGTGGGGTATGCGGTTGATGGTCGCCCGGAGCCGAAGATGCATTCATCTGCGGCGAAGGATGTTGGGAGGATTGCAAGTCAGGCGTCGGCGAAGTTGGGGATTGGGTCGAAGCGGCGCGGCTACGATGACTACGAGGGCTTCGATAGTGAGGCTGACGTGGATGATGATCTTGATGATGTGGTCACGGATTTGTGTTCTGTGACGTCAAAAGGCGTTGCGTTGATTCGCCAGGTGGGTGCGAAAGTTGGGCGTAAGGTTGTGCAGTTTAAGCACGCTGTGGGCCATAAGCTGCGTTATAGTGATCGCCCTGCTCAGGTGGATCGTCGTGATTCGCGCTCACCGCTGCGTTCGACAGGTAGTGAGGGGTTGACGGATATTGAGGATATCGCAGAGGATCTCTAA
- a CDS encoding DUF2771 domain-containing protein: MKAKTRKTIIQISGLVAAVAVVVVASVLFQNWWNNRPGPEPRDVAIQATIQDDTTDVFPFSICEPGVECEEAAPTILKLGADETMKLVLPKHVYDHDWSLLKIYDDPAANDEHYFGAYEQQTVDIKGSAEPVEKNSTTRPQLVVVEVKAVMIGHDANGVETPYTTTWSIGFDSPATNP, from the coding sequence ATGAAGGCGAAAACACGCAAAACTATCATCCAGATTTCAGGTTTAGTAGCAGCAGTAGCAGTCGTCGTTGTTGCATCTGTACTCTTCCAAAACTGGTGGAACAACCGGCCTGGACCAGAACCCCGCGACGTAGCCATCCAGGCAACCATTCAGGATGACACAACCGACGTTTTCCCCTTTAGCATCTGTGAACCCGGAGTGGAATGCGAAGAAGCCGCCCCCACCATTCTCAAACTCGGCGCCGACGAAACCATGAAGCTTGTTCTGCCCAAGCACGTCTACGATCATGATTGGTCACTGCTGAAAATCTATGATGACCCAGCAGCCAACGATGAACACTACTTCGGGGCATACGAGCAACAAACCGTTGACATCAAAGGCAGCGCCGAACCGGTAGAGAAAAACTCCACCACCCGACCCCAACTCGTTGTGGTGGAGGTCAAAGCTGTCATGATTGGCCACGACGCTAACGGTGTGGAAACCCCCTACACCACCACGTGGTCTATTGGCTTTGATTCGCCAGCCACGAACCCTTAA
- the sepH gene encoding septation protein SepH, producing the protein MKELFLVEAESTPTSLVFVDPESEQQYFLVVTDTLRDAFAQHSANTAAQAHALDSSSDVSSVAPRDNSALGDLHGPSLVVSVPENADEQVHATNDGGVDTPVQQAPKPEASASSEVASQSAEESSGESPVSYSPSPDASTASTESVASADSASATSSVASAPTPAESHADKREIDPRLSAPLKMRPREIQERIRAGATVAELAELNNVTEARIEPYAHPVLLERTRMAEMAKRAFPVRDDGPAKLSLWEILATAFAARGLDLLTSEWDAYRDAANQWVIQVKWDAGVTQNVAEWSYLKHSASNATAVARNSLAADLIDPDFIKPVRSLTAVHSPSPAPSIEDTQDIPVIDEQADVAEATGEDFQQRSRPEHDAQQRANRRRRKAVTPHWEDVLLGVRTNTKRPRK; encoded by the coding sequence ATGAAGGAACTCTTCTTGGTCGAGGCCGAGTCCACCCCTACCTCGCTTGTGTTCGTCGATCCCGAATCCGAACAGCAGTATTTTCTGGTGGTCACCGACACTTTGCGGGACGCATTTGCCCAGCATTCAGCAAATACTGCAGCGCAGGCGCACGCCCTTGATTCAAGCAGTGATGTTTCTTCCGTTGCCCCGCGTGATAATTCCGCACTTGGCGATCTTCACGGTCCTTCTCTCGTGGTGTCCGTACCAGAGAACGCTGATGAGCAGGTACACGCGACAAATGACGGTGGTGTAGACACTCCTGTTCAGCAGGCACCGAAGCCAGAAGCTTCTGCCTCTTCGGAGGTAGCGTCGCAAAGCGCGGAGGAATCTTCTGGTGAATCTCCTGTTTCCTACTCCCCTAGCCCAGATGCGTCCACTGCATCCACTGAGTCGGTTGCGTCGGCTGATTCAGCTTCCGCAACGTCGTCGGTAGCGTCTGCACCAACTCCTGCAGAATCTCACGCTGATAAACGGGAGATTGATCCTCGCCTGTCGGCACCGCTGAAGATGCGCCCGCGTGAGATTCAGGAGCGTATTCGCGCTGGTGCCACGGTTGCCGAGTTGGCCGAGTTAAATAATGTGACAGAAGCGCGCATTGAGCCGTACGCGCATCCTGTGTTGCTGGAGCGCACACGCATGGCGGAGATGGCCAAGCGTGCGTTCCCCGTGCGTGATGATGGACCTGCGAAATTATCGTTGTGGGAGATTCTTGCCACCGCCTTCGCGGCGCGTGGTCTTGATCTTCTCACCTCTGAGTGGGATGCGTACCGTGATGCGGCGAATCAGTGGGTCATTCAGGTGAAATGGGACGCTGGGGTCACTCAGAATGTTGCTGAGTGGAGTTATTTGAAGCATTCCGCGTCGAATGCGACCGCCGTTGCTCGTAATTCTTTGGCTGCTGATTTGATTGATCCGGATTTCATTAAACCTGTGCGCAGTCTCACCGCCGTGCACTCCCCTTCCCCAGCGCCGTCGATCGAAGATACCCAAGATATTCCTGTCATCGATGAGCAAGCGGATGTTGCGGAAGCGACGGGGGAAGATTTTCAGCAGCGTAGTCGCCCGGAACACGATGCTCAGCAAAGGGCGAATAGGCGGCGTCGTAAAGCTGTCACCCCGCATTGGGAGGACGTGCTGTTGGGTGTGCGCACGAACACGAAGCGCCCGCGTAAATAG
- a CDS encoding cold-shock protein produces the protein MPIGKVKWYNSERGFGFVSNPDGEDVFVGNAVLPKGVTELHRGQRIEFDYGAGVKGPQALRVVLVDPPKVAGLKPAKAERKHSPEELGSMIGDLMYLLENQVQPKLTNGHYPDHKEAKKIAEILRAVAAELDV, from the coding sequence ATGCCTATCGGCAAGGTGAAGTGGTACAACTCCGAGCGTGGTTTCGGTTTCGTATCCAACCCGGATGGCGAGGACGTGTTCGTTGGTAATGCTGTATTGCCTAAGGGCGTAACTGAGCTCCACCGCGGCCAGCGCATTGAGTTCGATTACGGCGCAGGAGTGAAGGGCCCTCAGGCTTTGCGTGTCGTTTTGGTGGATCCACCAAAGGTGGCAGGTCTAAAGCCTGCAAAGGCTGAGCGTAAGCATTCCCCTGAGGAGCTGGGTTCGATGATCGGCGACCTGATGTATTTGCTGGAAAATCAGGTCCAGCCGAAGTTGACCAATGGGCACTATCCGGACCATAAAGAAGCGAAGAAGATTGCTGAGATCTTGCGTGCTGTGGCCGCTGAACTCGACGTCTAG